One Chryseobacterium sp. StRB126 genomic region harbors:
- a CDS encoding glucoamylase family protein yields the protein MKRTLLSIAVTSLLFTYSCKNVQTSQSEIVKNNAVKSTITDEQLMDKVQKDALKYFWDYAEPNSLLGRERYHEDDIYPDNDKHVITTGGSGFGLATLLVGVERGFIPRKEAVKRLTHMMDFLAKADRHKGAWSHWINGETGKTVPFGKKDNGGDLVETAFLTSGILMVREYFKNGNAEEKALAEKCDELWKGIQWNWYTKGGEKVLYWHWSPEYQWEMNFPLEGYNECLITYILAASSPTYSIDAETYYKGWARNGTYLTDKTKYGLPLYVKHNYAEEYGGPLFWAQYSYVGLDPTGLSDKLVKNYFDINKNQTLIDYKYCVENPKQWKGYSPNYWGLTAGYTRNEDGSTGYTAHMPGNDNGVITPTAALSSFPYTPKESMDFLRFIYTQKPEFIGSAGPYDATSINYNNWFTPRYLAIDQGTIAPMIENYRTGFLWKLFMNAPEIQQGLKKLSFQSTKYGIK from the coding sequence ATGAAAAGGACCCTATTGTCAATTGCCGTAACTTCTTTGCTCTTCACTTATTCTTGTAAAAATGTTCAGACTTCCCAATCTGAAATCGTAAAAAATAATGCAGTTAAAAGTACAATTACGGATGAACAACTAATGGACAAAGTGCAGAAAGACGCCTTAAAATACTTCTGGGATTATGCAGAACCCAATTCTCTGCTGGGAAGAGAACGTTACCATGAAGATGATATCTATCCGGATAACGATAAACATGTTATCACAACAGGAGGTTCAGGATTTGGATTGGCAACCTTACTGGTAGGAGTGGAGAGAGGATTTATTCCAAGAAAAGAAGCTGTGAAAAGATTGACCCATATGATGGATTTTCTGGCTAAAGCAGACCGTCACAAAGGTGCCTGGTCACATTGGATTAATGGAGAAACCGGAAAAACCGTTCCTTTTGGAAAAAAAGATAATGGTGGAGATCTTGTAGAAACAGCATTCCTTACTTCAGGGATATTGATGGTTCGTGAATACTTTAAAAACGGAAATGCAGAAGAAAAAGCTTTAGCCGAAAAATGTGATGAACTTTGGAAAGGAATTCAATGGAACTGGTACACCAAAGGCGGAGAAAAAGTGCTATACTGGCACTGGTCACCGGAATACCAATGGGAAATGAATTTTCCATTAGAAGGCTATAATGAATGTCTGATTACTTATATCCTTGCCGCATCTTCACCTACGTATTCCATAGATGCTGAAACCTACTATAAAGGGTGGGCCAGAAACGGAACCTACCTTACAGACAAAACAAAATACGGGCTCCCTCTGTATGTAAAACACAACTATGCCGAAGAATATGGCGGGCCACTTTTCTGGGCTCAATATTCATACGTTGGACTTGATCCTACAGGATTATCTGATAAATTGGTGAAAAACTATTTTGATATTAATAAAAATCAAACCCTTATTGATTATAAATACTGCGTTGAAAATCCGAAACAATGGAAAGGCTACAGTCCAAACTATTGGGGATTAACAGCCGGTTATACAAGAAATGAAGATGGAAGCACAGGCTATACGGCTCACATGCCTGGCAATGACAATGGAGTAATAACCCCAACAGCTGCCTTGAGCAGTTTTCCATACACTCCAAAAGAATCCATGGATTTTTTACGATTCATCTATACTCAAAAGCCTGAATTTATCGGATCAGCGGGACCTTACGATGCAACATCCATCAATTATAACAACTGGTTTACGCCAAGATATCTGGCCATAGATCAGGGAACAATAGCA
- a CDS encoding RagB/SusD family nutrient uptake outer membrane protein translates to MKKIFLSIALLSLAASCNDYLDIKQEGYKEAESFFKTQEDAIQATSAIYSFLRSWDNSAFPYQFVFGVPADDVVKGSNPGDGSFINEYDNFTYTVSNEGVRGYWIGQWQGLNSCNQVITNVPKIDMDSALKTRLVAEAKMLRAYLYFNLVRIYGGVPIFDGLQSNYKIPRNSVEEVYNFIISDLTSAAEILPQSYPASDLGRVTKGAALGLLSKVYLYKKDWQKAYDTSNQVMAMGYDLDPDFNHVFRPSGEFGKESVFEVNCDCIPPLKGSQYAEVQGVRDQFGWGFFTPSSALENAFEPGDIRKELTILRNGETTPEGDLIAMGDAQSVTTYNQKVYVPKALNKSACGYGSIQNIRILRFAEILLINAEAANELGNSGAAITSLNKVRTRAKLTGTTASNQLDLRNAIWHERRVELAMEGDRFVDLVRTGQAATVLAPYGFKSGKNELFPIPFDAITESAGVFTQNPGY, encoded by the coding sequence ATGAAAAAGATATTTTTATCAATCGCATTATTATCACTTGCAGCCAGTTGCAATGATTATTTAGATATAAAACAGGAAGGGTATAAGGAGGCAGAATCATTCTTCAAAACTCAGGAGGATGCAATACAGGCAACAAGTGCTATTTATAGCTTTCTGAGAAGTTGGGATAATTCAGCTTTCCCATATCAGTTTGTATTTGGAGTACCAGCAGATGATGTTGTTAAAGGATCTAATCCTGGAGATGGTTCTTTTATTAATGAATACGATAATTTTACGTATACGGTTAGTAATGAAGGTGTAAGAGGGTATTGGATTGGACAATGGCAAGGTTTAAACAGCTGTAATCAGGTGATTACCAATGTTCCAAAGATTGATATGGATTCTGCATTAAAAACAAGATTAGTTGCGGAGGCAAAAATGTTGAGAGCATACCTTTATTTTAATTTAGTAAGAATATATGGCGGAGTTCCTATTTTTGATGGGCTTCAGAGTAATTATAAAATTCCAAGAAATTCAGTAGAGGAGGTGTATAACTTTATTATCTCTGATCTTACCAGTGCAGCAGAAATTCTACCTCAGAGTTATCCTGCTTCAGATTTGGGAAGAGTAACAAAAGGTGCTGCATTAGGCTTACTTTCCAAAGTATATCTTTATAAGAAAGACTGGCAGAAAGCATATGATACCTCTAATCAGGTAATGGCGATGGGGTATGATTTAGATCCGGACTTCAACCATGTATTCAGACCGTCAGGAGAATTTGGAAAAGAATCTGTTTTCGAAGTGAACTGTGATTGTATTCCTCCATTGAAAGGGAGTCAGTATGCTGAAGTGCAGGGAGTAAGAGATCAGTTTGGCTGGGGCTTCTTTACTCCTTCCAGCGCTCTTGAAAATGCCTTTGAGCCTGGTGATATCAGAAAAGAACTTACAATCCTTAGAAATGGGGAAACAACTCCGGAGGGCGATTTAATTGCTATGGGAGATGCACAATCTGTAACTACCTATAATCAAAAAGTATATGTGCCAAAAGCATTGAATAAGAGTGCTTGCGGTTATGGATCTATTCAGAATATCAGGATTTTAAGATTTGCAGAAATTCTTTTAATCAATGCTGAAGCCGCTAATGAACTAGGAAATTCTGGTGCAGCGATCACAAGTCTTAATAAAGTGAGAACAAGAGCTAAACTTACAGGTACTACAGCTTCAAATCAGCTAGATCTTAGAAATGCGATCTGGCACGAACGTAGAGTAGAACTAGCAATGGAAGGAGATCGTTTTGTAGATCTTGTAAGAACAGGACAGGCTGCTACAGTACTTGCTCCTTATGGATTCAAGTCAGGAAAAAATGAATTATTCCCAATTCCATTTGATGCCATTACTGAAAGTGCCGGTGTGTTTACACAAAACCCAGGATATTAA